One window of the bacterium genome contains the following:
- a CDS encoding multiheme c-type cytochrome codes for MRNTILILVLTLLLPVPILAVEGNLAPVSLQTEECLGCHIIATPGIVKDWQRSRHSRTVPAQALKKDKLARRVSSDSIPEALSKVAVGCFECHGQNTGSHADSFEHNGYTINVVVSPVDCSTCHTVEVQQYSGSKKAMAHGNLIDNPLYMTLADSILGHKTWVDGEFKTAVASTNALHETCLGCHGTRIEVRGMKTIDTDLLGEIQVPDLAGWPNEGVGRINPDGSFGSCTACHPRHSFSIEIARKPYTCAQCHVEPDTPAWNVYKESKHGNIYLSKKQEWNFDNVPWVLGEDFTAPTCSVCHNSLITNPDGEVLAERTHDFGSRLWVRLFSLIYSHPQPRKGDVTIIRNADGLPLPTTFAGDPATEYLIDEAAQETRKASMTAVCGGCHSTDWFTGHFAKMDQTIEEVDRMILTATQVMQSAWDAGVADESNPFDEAIEKRWSLQWLFYANSIKYSSAMTGAPDYATFKNGWWEMSRNLEEMQEIIEMKRRSLEPGAGNQ; via the coding sequence ATGAGAAATACGATCCTCATCCTGGTTCTAACCCTTCTGTTGCCGGTGCCGATCCTCGCGGTGGAGGGGAATTTGGCCCCCGTCAGTCTTCAGACCGAGGAGTGTTTAGGCTGCCATATCATCGCCACCCCCGGGATCGTCAAGGACTGGCAGCGTAGCCGCCACTCCCGGACAGTGCCTGCCCAGGCTCTAAAAAAAGATAAACTGGCCCGACGCGTATCATCCGATTCGATCCCTGAGGCTCTTTCCAAGGTGGCGGTGGGTTGCTTCGAATGCCACGGGCAGAACACCGGCAGTCACGCCGACAGTTTCGAGCATAATGGCTATACCATCAACGTGGTGGTATCACCCGTGGACTGTTCCACATGCCACACTGTGGAGGTCCAGCAGTACAGCGGGTCCAAAAAGGCCATGGCCCACGGGAACCTTATTGACAACCCTCTTTACATGACGCTGGCAGACTCCATTCTCGGACACAAGACGTGGGTGGACGGCGAATTCAAGACGGCCGTCGCCAGCACCAACGCTCTTCACGAGACCTGCCTCGGGTGCCACGGTACGAGGATCGAGGTCAGGGGCATGAAGACCATCGACACAGATCTCCTCGGAGAGATCCAGGTTCCGGATCTTGCCGGTTGGCCCAATGAAGGAGTGGGGCGGATCAACCCTGACGGCAGCTTCGGTTCCTGCACGGCCTGCCACCCACGCCACTCCTTCTCTATCGAGATCGCTCGTAAACCCTACACCTGTGCTCAATGCCATGTGGAGCCGGACACCCCTGCCTGGAACGTATACAAGGAAAGCAAACACGGAAACATCTACCTTTCGAAGAAGCAGGAATGGAATTTTGATAATGTGCCCTGGGTACTGGGGGAAGATTTTACGGCGCCCACCTGTTCGGTGTGCCACAACAGCCTCATAACGAACCCGGACGGTGAGGTCCTTGCCGAAAGGACCCACGATTTTGGAAGCCGGCTCTGGGTGCGTCTGTTCAGCCTTATATACAGCCATCCCCAGCCGCGCAAAGGTGACGTGACAATAATCCGGAACGCCGACGGCCTTCCTTTGCCCACCACCTTCGCAGGGGATCCGGCGACCGAATACCTTATCGATGAGGCTGCCCAGGAAACACGCAAGGCAAGCATGACTGCGGTATGCGGCGGCTGCCACAGCACCGATTGGTTCACGGGTCACTTCGCCAAAATGGACCAGACCATCGAGGAGGTGGACAGAATGATCCTCACGGCCACCCAGGTGATGCAGTCGGCGTGGGATGCCGGAGTGGCAGACGAGAGCAACCCCTTTGACGAGGCCATCGAAAAGCGGTGGTCACTGCAGTGGCTTTTTTACGCCAACTCCATTAAATACTCTTCCGCCATGACGGGCGCTCCTGACTACGCCACGTTTAAGAACGGCTGGTGGGAGATGTCGAGGAATCTGGAGGAAATGCAAGAGATAATAGAGATGAAAAGGCGGAGCCTGGAGCCAGGAGCCGGGAACCAGTAG
- a CDS encoding DEAD/DEAH box helicase, whose amino-acid sequence MAGIRDAGFVEMTPVQSRSLPLALEGKDVCAQAQTGTGKTAAFLISVFTSILRADHSPKRKNPLALVLAPTRELALQIYREGELLGKHTGLRLAAIYGGEGFNRQEEALKKGTDVIIGTPGRLIDFMRRNILNLGQIQFLVIDEADRMLDLGFWDELKAIFRRLPPSEKRQSLLFSATLDRRTRSIAREFMNRPKDVEIRPDKLTAEGIDQMVYHVDREMKFPLLLGILDKEEVPKGLIFTNMKITASWLVHKLKEHGITDIGLLTGDLRQSARNRVLERFKLGKLPLLIASDVASRGLHIDDVTHIINYDVPQDPEDYVHRIGRTARAGKRGKAYTLACDQYVYTLPAIEELLSDKIPSQIPYDEDFGEDKTPEFTIRKMMALEREEKRRRAPKSQPPRPRPSSSPRGKRQTQISKSGRPRR is encoded by the coding sequence ATGGCCGGTATCAGAGATGCCGGCTTTGTTGAGATGACCCCTGTCCAGAGCAGGTCCCTTCCCCTGGCCCTGGAGGGCAAGGATGTCTGCGCTCAGGCCCAGACCGGTACAGGGAAAACAGCCGCATTCCTCATCAGCGTTTTCACCAGCATATTGAGGGCCGACCATTCGCCGAAACGCAAGAACCCCCTGGCACTGGTTCTGGCCCCAACCAGGGAACTGGCCCTGCAGATATACCGTGAAGGTGAACTGCTCGGAAAACACACCGGGCTTCGCCTGGCCGCTATTTACGGCGGGGAGGGGTTTAACAGACAGGAAGAGGCATTGAAAAAAGGCACCGATGTGATTATCGGGACCCCGGGACGTCTCATCGATTTCATGCGCCGCAACATCCTCAACCTGGGACAGATCCAGTTCCTGGTCATCGACGAAGCTGACCGGATGCTCGACCTGGGCTTCTGGGATGAGCTGAAAGCTATTTTCCGCCGCCTGCCACCTTCTGAAAAAAGACAGTCCCTGCTTTTCTCAGCCACCCTTGATCGCAGGACCCGCTCCATAGCCAGAGAGTTCATGAACAGGCCCAAAGATGTGGAGATCCGCCCGGACAAACTGACCGCCGAGGGGATCGACCAGATGGTCTACCATGTGGACAGAGAGATGAAGTTCCCGCTCCTCCTCGGGATCCTGGATAAAGAAGAGGTACCCAAGGGGCTCATATTCACCAACATGAAGATCACCGCCAGTTGGCTCGTCCACAAACTGAAAGAGCACGGTATCACGGATATCGGCCTGCTGACAGGGGACCTCCGGCAGTCAGCTCGGAACCGCGTCCTGGAGCGTTTTAAACTTGGGAAACTGCCCCTGCTCATCGCTTCTGATGTGGCTTCCAGAGGCCTTCACATTGATGATGTCACTCACATAATCAACTACGACGTCCCCCAGGATCCAGAGGACTATGTTCATCGCATCGGCCGTACCGCGCGGGCGGGCAAGAGGGGCAAGGCGTACACCCTGGCCTGCGACCAGTACGTGTACACTCTCCCCGCCATCGAGGAGCTCTTGTCCGACAAGATCCCTTCCCAGATACCTTACGATGAGGATTTCGGTGAGGACAAGACGCCTGAATTCACCATCCGGAAGATGATGGCCCTCGAGAGGGAGGAAAAACGCCGGCGGGCCCCAAAAAGCCAGCCACCCAGACCCCGCCCAAGCTCAAGCCCCAGGGGCAAACGGCAGACCCAGATCTCCAAAAGCGGGAGGCCAAGGCGATAA
- a CDS encoding carboxypeptidase-like regulatory domain-containing protein: protein MSKTKRALLVPLAILLFMGAGCQTLSRSLPEADPMASDGPGVSGRVVLKGTRQPVQGTHIYAYTDYSKNLIGVADHVSKGSAEDGSYFLKLPPGEYYIVARKRLSGANYGPIVSGDLYDHRFEQQALKIPEGGVLEKDFELETLSEPMFFQVFTEGQRKTGTGVRGRVFDEDGEAVPGAFATAYRTSDMRRLPDFVSTLTADDGSFTLYLPAGGKWYIGARSHARGAPEPGELVGRYDGSDDHSLLATENSFVEGIQIILKPFSSQVPAGYTPY from the coding sequence ATGAGTAAAACCAAAAGAGCATTGCTGGTCCCGCTGGCGATTTTACTCTTCATGGGTGCGGGATGTCAGACCCTTTCCAGATCCCTGCCGGAGGCAGACCCAATGGCATCGGACGGCCCCGGGGTCAGCGGCCGGGTTGTCCTGAAGGGGACCCGACAGCCGGTACAGGGAACTCATATTTACGCCTACACCGATTACAGCAAGAACCTTATCGGTGTCGCCGATCATGTCAGCAAAGGTTCGGCCGAGGACGGCTCCTATTTTCTGAAACTACCCCCCGGGGAGTATTATATTGTTGCCAGGAAGAGGCTGTCAGGTGCGAACTATGGACCCATCGTGTCGGGGGACCTCTACGATCACCGGTTTGAACAGCAGGCATTGAAAATTCCAGAAGGCGGGGTCCTTGAAAAGGATTTTGAACTGGAAACGCTTAGTGAACCCATGTTCTTCCAGGTTTTCACTGAAGGCCAGAGAAAAACCGGGACAGGTGTCCGGGGAAGGGTCTTTGATGAAGATGGGGAGGCGGTGCCCGGGGCCTTCGCAACGGCTTACAGAACCAGCGATATGAGGCGCCTGCCTGATTTCGTTTCCACCTTAACCGCCGATGACGGCAGCTTTACTCTTTATCTTCCTGCCGGTGGAAAATGGTATATTGGTGCCAGGTCCCATGCGCGTGGGGCTCCCGAGCCTGGTGAGCTTGTGGGCCGGTATGATGGTTCCGATGACCACTCACTGCTGGCGACCGAAAACAGTTTCGTGGAGGGAATCCAGATAATCCTCAAGCCCTTCTCCTCCCAGGTCCCGGCAGGGTACACGCCTTACTGA
- the purF gene encoding amidophosphoribosyltransferase yields MTVDPFDKFHDECGVFGIFGHPEAANMTYLGLHALQHRGQESAGIATTDGSRIYRHGQMGLVNDIFTPAVIDKLPGRAAIGHNRYSTAGESLLENIQPISVTYARGGLAVAHNGNLVNAQEIRQDLEESGAIFQSSSDTEVIVHLMAKSRGGHILDRLVETLNQIRGAYSLLILTEKRLIAVRDPRGFRPLAMGRLGDSWVFTSETCALDLIEAEYVRDVSPGEIVMVDQDGVTSLFPFPKMKASPCIFEYIYFARPDSVLDGISVYGARKRLGLQLAREAPVAADVVIAVPDSGVPAAIGYAEGMGIPLEWGLIRNHYIGRTFIEPSQSIRHFGVKLKLNPCRETIEGKRVVLIDDSIVRGTTSRKIVKMVRAAGAAEVHMRISSPPTVNPCFYGIDTPTHQELIAYSHDVEETRRYITADSLGYLSLEGVRSAVRPDLSPDSTGFCEACFSGDYPVAFPRDDTQMSLWTQRITHV; encoded by the coding sequence ATGACAGTAGACCCTTTCGATAAATTTCATGACGAGTGTGGCGTATTTGGTATCTTCGGGCATCCGGAGGCCGCCAATATGACCTATCTGGGACTGCACGCACTACAGCACCGCGGTCAGGAGAGCGCCGGTATTGCTACCACGGACGGTTCCCGGATCTATCGCCATGGGCAGATGGGTCTCGTGAATGATATCTTTACACCTGCCGTTATCGACAAACTTCCAGGCAGGGCGGCTATCGGCCACAACCGCTACTCTACCGCCGGTGAGAGTCTGTTAGAGAATATTCAGCCCATATCGGTTACCTACGCCAGGGGAGGCCTCGCAGTTGCCCACAACGGGAACCTGGTCAACGCCCAGGAGATCCGCCAGGATCTGGAAGAATCAGGTGCGATCTTCCAGTCCAGTTCGGACACTGAGGTCATTGTCCATCTCATGGCCAAGTCCCGCGGCGGGCACATCCTGGACAGGCTTGTAGAGACCCTCAACCAGATAAGGGGGGCCTATTCCCTGTTGATACTGACGGAAAAGAGACTCATTGCGGTGAGGGATCCCAGGGGGTTTCGCCCCCTGGCCATGGGCCGATTGGGCGATTCCTGGGTCTTTACTTCAGAGACCTGTGCCCTTGATCTTATTGAAGCCGAGTACGTGAGGGATGTAAGCCCCGGCGAGATCGTTATGGTAGACCAGGATGGAGTCACATCCCTTTTTCCCTTCCCCAAAATGAAAGCATCGCCCTGCATCTTTGAGTATATTTATTTTGCCCGACCCGACAGCGTTCTTGACGGTATCAGCGTCTATGGCGCCAGGAAAAGACTCGGGCTCCAACTTGCCCGTGAGGCGCCGGTGGCCGCCGATGTGGTCATCGCTGTACCTGACTCGGGTGTTCCCGCCGCCATTGGCTACGCGGAAGGGATGGGGATCCCCCTTGAATGGGGACTTATTCGCAACCACTACATCGGTAGAACCTTTATTGAACCGAGCCAGTCTATCCGCCATTTCGGTGTAAAGCTCAAGCTCAACCCCTGCAGGGAAACCATTGAAGGCAAACGGGTGGTTCTCATTGACGATTCCATCGTTCGGGGAACCACCAGCCGCAAGATCGTGAAAATGGTCCGGGCCGCCGGAGCCGCCGAGGTCCACATGAGGATAAGCTCTCCCCCCACCGTTAATCCATGTTTTTATGGGATCGATACCCCTACCCATCAGGAACTCATCGCTTACAGCCACGATGTAGAGGAGACCAGACGCTACATTACAGCCGATTCTCTCGGATACCTGAGCCTCGAAGGGGTAAGAAGTGCCGTGAGACCGGACCTGTCACCGGATTCCACCGGTTTTTGCGAAGCCTGCTTCTCGGGGGACTATCCGGTGGCGTTCCCGCGGGATGACACCCAGATGTCTCTCTGGACCCAGAGGATAACCCATGTATAA
- a CDS encoding diguanylate cyclase: MTASRTTSLPKLINRLLELPPCEDSRSREDLYNTLVNILGETVEADAFAILQLHPGRGAARILGGSGLRTAADKRPEKLKTPQLAERAANFPHVPALVVKGPFADDPFLNREGVRYLLFKTVSVGKVFMVTAALRRENRSFTPREVEKFAAVSGVISLLASSSSSKEEPDPSGSTDKLTGLGLFSEFHETMVNELSRARRGGGTVAMGIMSVISRESVSKDEALLDVIRTFQSHLRNFDTLVRYSSMMLAFILPDLRSAEGVRVLDRVTGEIISSLGGDGIAPEIYVGLSCYPEDGATVERLIEMAEAAMNQALEEGTPGVSRWEE, translated from the coding sequence ATGACTGCTTCCCGGACGACATCCCTTCCCAAACTGATCAATCGCCTCCTGGAGCTGCCTCCATGTGAAGACAGTAGATCCAGGGAGGACCTTTACAATACTCTGGTTAATATCCTGGGGGAGACGGTTGAGGCAGATGCCTTTGCCATATTGCAGCTCCATCCAGGGAGGGGAGCTGCCAGGATCCTGGGCGGCTCGGGGCTTCGTACAGCCGCAGACAAACGGCCAGAGAAGCTGAAAACACCCCAATTGGCTGAACGTGCTGCCAATTTCCCCCATGTGCCTGCCCTGGTCGTGAAAGGTCCCTTTGCCGATGATCCGTTCCTGAACAGGGAAGGGGTTCGCTACCTGCTTTTTAAAACAGTTTCTGTTGGTAAGGTGTTCATGGTCACGGCGGCCCTCCGCAGGGAAAACAGGTCTTTTACCCCCAGGGAGGTTGAAAAGTTTGCCGCTGTTTCCGGGGTGATCAGCCTGCTTGCCAGCTCATCCTCCTCCAAAGAAGAGCCTGATCCATCGGGTAGTACGGATAAATTGACCGGTCTGGGACTTTTCTCCGAATTTCACGAGACCATGGTAAATGAACTTTCCAGGGCCAGGCGAGGCGGAGGTACAGTTGCAATGGGGATCATGTCCGTGATATCCAGGGAGTCTGTCTCCAAGGACGAGGCCCTTTTGGACGTTATTCGGACTTTCCAGAGCCACCTGAGAAACTTTGACACCCTGGTCCGGTACAGCTCTATGATGCTGGCCTTTATTCTCCCCGATCTCAGGAGTGCGGAAGGGGTGCGGGTATTGGATCGCGTAACGGGAGAGATCATCTCATCCCTTGGTGGTGATGGCATCGCACCAGAGATCTACGTTGGCTTATCCTGTTACCCTGAGGATGGAGCTACGGTTGAGCGGTTGATCGAGATGGCCGAAGCGGCCATGAACCAGGCTCTTGAAGAGGGCACACCAGGAGTGTCCAGGTGGGAAGAATAA
- a CDS encoding ABC transporter ATP-binding protein — protein MSYINAENLIKHYGTGDALVQAVRGISFKIEEGEFVAVMGESGSGKSTLLAMMGALNTPTEGRFLVDDIDIYTLSRDQRADFRREFLGFVFQSFNLIPYLTLAENVMLPLVTIKARNSAKRAMAEEALHRVGLGDKVDRLPSQISGGEQERVAVARAIVNNPPILLADEPTGNLDSKTSGDIMGLLKQLNAEGMTIIMVTHSEESARSARRILKIEDGLLTEEERLIGKAASVRSGNECVPVDKSA, from the coding sequence ATGAGCTATATAAATGCAGAAAACCTTATAAAGCACTACGGAACCGGAGACGCTCTCGTACAGGCCGTACGCGGAATCAGCTTCAAGATCGAAGAGGGCGAGTTCGTAGCCGTCATGGGTGAGTCGGGATCCGGCAAATCGACCCTTCTGGCTATGATGGGAGCCCTCAACACACCCACAGAAGGCCGTTTTCTCGTGGATGACATCGACATTTACACCCTGAGCCGGGACCAAAGGGCGGACTTCAGAAGGGAGTTTCTGGGTTTTGTTTTCCAGAGCTTTAACCTGATCCCTTACCTCACACTGGCCGAGAACGTCATGCTCCCCCTCGTCACGATCAAGGCCAGGAACAGCGCCAAAAGAGCCATGGCCGAAGAAGCCCTCCACCGGGTCGGCCTCGGGGACAAGGTTGACAGGCTGCCCAGCCAGATCTCGGGAGGCGAGCAGGAGCGAGTTGCGGTAGCCAGAGCCATTGTGAACAATCCGCCAATCCTTCTGGCTGATGAGCCCACAGGAAACCTGGATTCGAAAACCAGTGGTGACATCATGGGCCTTCTGAAACAGCTTAATGCCGAAGGAATGACTATCATCATGGTAACTCACAGTGAAGAATCGGCCAGGAGTGCCCGGCGGATCCTGAAAATAGAGGATGGACTTCTCACCGAGGAGGAAAGGCTCATCGGAAAGGCTGCCTCAGTTCGGTCTGGAAATGAGTGCGTGCCCGTTGACAAGTCAGCCTGA
- a CDS encoding helix-turn-helix transcriptional regulator, translating into MAKNIKPIPTPVQVGPLDAETLGKFVRARRTQSGMGMHEAAAFCGVAVDTLTRIETAKGDVNLSSILTVCRMLGIKLIVESWEG; encoded by the coding sequence ATGGCTAAAAACATCAAACCAATACCAACCCCTGTTCAGGTCGGCCCGCTCGATGCTGAAACTCTGGGGAAGTTTGTCCGCGCTCGCAGGACTCAATCAGGTATGGGTATGCATGAAGCAGCTGCCTTTTGCGGAGTAGCAGTTGACACCCTTACCAGGATTGAAACCGCAAAGGGGGACGTTAATCTTTCCAGCATTTTAACCGTATGCCGCATGCTCGGTATAAAGCTCATAGTGGAATCGTGGGAGGGTTGA
- a CDS encoding HipA domain-containing protein, with product MAEALTVFLNRELLGTLTLEGKEDRYGLEYVPSWIQSQGYAISPHLRIGECESERVKRFLSNLLPEGKWLEELSVDNQISKNNIFGLIALIGTETTGALTFQYETANQGPRETDFREVSTEELTERIAQRQQVSIARWDGKTRLSVAGVQEKLPVMIRPDGVMGFGEGELASTHILKFGKRPDMHMMVNEFICMELARSVKLPVAKVSLKRLGEPVLMVDRFDRLWKNGKVERLHLIDGCQMLDMPPTYKYERPYGKSGEGARIRTGASLPRLFESSKNCRVPAMAKRDLLNWTLFQLLIGNSDAHGKNISFFVSRSGIDVAPSYDLLNIDVYGDEFDFDLAMAIGDEFVIEEILPYQLAEFCIECKLPQRQVATSLENLCTAVPGNLDALPMDDIESGSEMDFAQELLELIKKNAKRFLEMSRELPHLKF from the coding sequence ATGGCAGAGGCACTTACTGTATTTTTGAATCGCGAACTACTTGGGACACTTACCCTTGAAGGCAAGGAAGACAGGTATGGTTTGGAGTATGTACCATCATGGATTCAAAGCCAGGGCTACGCGATATCTCCACACCTGCGGATAGGTGAGTGTGAGTCTGAACGAGTAAAGCGGTTCCTTTCAAACCTCCTTCCGGAGGGCAAGTGGCTCGAAGAACTGTCGGTGGACAATCAGATCTCGAAAAACAACATCTTTGGTTTGATTGCCTTGATCGGTACCGAGACGACAGGTGCTCTAACTTTTCAATATGAAACCGCTAATCAGGGACCGAGGGAGACCGATTTCAGAGAGGTCAGCACTGAGGAGTTGACAGAACGCATCGCACAGCGCCAGCAGGTTTCCATTGCCAGGTGGGACGGTAAGACACGCCTGTCAGTAGCGGGTGTCCAGGAAAAGCTCCCTGTCATGATCAGGCCTGACGGGGTTATGGGGTTCGGCGAAGGTGAATTGGCTTCAACTCATATTCTGAAATTCGGTAAGCGGCCTGATATGCACATGATGGTCAATGAGTTCATCTGTATGGAGTTAGCTCGATCAGTAAAACTCCCGGTTGCGAAGGTTTCTTTGAAGCGATTGGGTGAACCGGTTTTAATGGTAGATCGTTTCGATCGGCTTTGGAAAAATGGCAAAGTCGAAAGATTGCATCTGATAGATGGATGCCAGATGCTTGATATGCCCCCTACTTATAAATACGAACGCCCTTACGGTAAATCTGGTGAAGGGGCGCGAATCAGAACCGGTGCCAGCCTCCCGAGGCTGTTTGAATCCAGTAAAAACTGCCGCGTTCCGGCTATGGCTAAAAGAGACCTGCTCAACTGGACTCTGTTCCAGCTATTGATCGGCAACAGCGATGCCCACGGCAAGAACATCTCGTTCTTTGTCAGTAGATCCGGGATCGATGTGGCGCCGAGTTATGATTTGCTGAATATCGATGTTTACGGCGATGAATTCGACTTTGACCTTGCGATGGCCATAGGTGATGAGTTTGTTATTGAGGAAATTCTCCCATACCAATTAGCCGAGTTTTGTATCGAGTGTAAGCTTCCGCAGCGGCAGGTGGCAACCAGCTTAGAAAATTTGTGCACAGCTGTTCCAGGAAATCTAGATGCTTTACCGATGGATGATATTGAGAGTGGTAGCGAGATGGATTTTGCTCAAGAATTACTAGAGCTGATCAAAAAAAATGCAAAAAGGTTCCTGGAAATGTCCAGGGAACTCCCGCACCTGAAATTCTAG
- a CDS encoding DUF2318 domain-containing protein, with protein MAKKTKKKNTDNPTSREFKKAAVLGTGKKSKAPLIITLFAAAILAGGALYFLGPEKEAGPVAATAAAVKNDATEFVYNVSDYSDGKARYYSYKTPQGLAIRYFLLKSSDGVIRAAFDACDTCWAAGKGYRQEGDFMVCNNCGLRFSSVKINEIKGGCNPAPLTRETRGDKIIVKVKDIIDQGSFYFDFNRS; from the coding sequence ATGGCTAAAAAAACTAAAAAGAAGAACACAGACAACCCAACGTCCCGTGAGTTTAAGAAAGCCGCTGTTCTCGGAACGGGTAAAAAAAGCAAGGCACCCCTCATTATCACATTGTTTGCAGCGGCCATACTGGCAGGAGGCGCTTTATATTTCCTGGGCCCGGAGAAGGAGGCCGGTCCGGTGGCCGCCACCGCAGCGGCAGTGAAAAATGACGCCACCGAGTTTGTTTACAACGTCAGCGACTACAGCGATGGCAAGGCCAGATACTATTCCTATAAAACGCCCCAGGGCCTTGCCATCCGCTACTTCCTCCTGAAAAGTTCAGACGGTGTCATCCGGGCTGCCTTCGATGCCTGCGACACCTGCTGGGCAGCCGGTAAAGGCTATCGCCAGGAAGGCGACTTCATGGTGTGTAACAACTGCGGACTGAGGTTCTCCTCGGTGAAGATCAACGAAATCAAGGGTGGATGCAATCCGGCCCCCCTGACTCGCGAAACCCGCGGCGACAAGATCATCGTAAAGGTCAAGGACATCATCGACCAGGGTTCCTTTTACTTTGACTTCAACAGGAGCTAA
- a CDS encoding ABC transporter permease: MTLKDIALLNLRRRKAKAAFLLAGLLIGVTTVVALMSLVETMKEDITNKLDKFGANILIVPRTENLSLTYGGLSLGGVSFEMEEIHQSQLEKISTIRNSANVAAVGPVALGVVQIGDKKVLLSGVDFEATKILKPWWKIQGSEPVGNQVVFGSEAALNLGLGVGDSFTASNRDLTVTGIIAATGSQDDQIIFTPLATAQSMLGMEGRVSMAEVAALCKDCPIEEMVSQISEVVPGGKVMGIQSVVKGRMETLAHFQRLTLSVSAVVVLVGSLVVLVTMMGSVRERTREIGIFRAIGFRRSHIIRIVLLEAAIVSALAGLLGYFGGIGTTIAALPFFTESADIAVHFDPILAGGAIIMSVLLGLLASTYPALLAAKLDPNDALRAL; encoded by the coding sequence ATGACACTTAAAGATATCGCTCTTCTTAACCTCAGAAGGAGGAAGGCCAAGGCGGCCTTTCTCCTGGCCGGCCTCCTCATCGGAGTCACAACTGTGGTGGCCCTTATGAGCCTTGTTGAGACGATGAAAGAGGACATCACCAACAAACTCGACAAGTTCGGCGCAAACATCCTCATTGTTCCCAGGACCGAGAACCTGTCTCTCACTTACGGGGGACTGTCCCTGGGGGGCGTATCTTTTGAGATGGAAGAGATCCACCAATCTCAGCTGGAGAAGATCAGCACCATCCGTAACTCCGCAAATGTTGCCGCTGTGGGACCGGTCGCCCTTGGAGTCGTTCAGATAGGCGATAAAAAGGTCCTCCTGTCCGGTGTTGATTTCGAGGCCACCAAAATTCTTAAACCATGGTGGAAGATCCAGGGCAGTGAACCGGTGGGAAACCAGGTGGTTTTTGGTTCAGAAGCCGCCCTGAACCTCGGCCTCGGTGTGGGAGACAGCTTCACCGCCTCGAACCGGGACCTCACCGTCACTGGCATCATCGCGGCAACCGGCTCCCAGGATGATCAGATCATCTTCACCCCCCTGGCCACAGCCCAGAGCATGCTCGGTATGGAAGGACGTGTGTCCATGGCGGAAGTTGCAGCACTATGCAAGGACTGTCCCATCGAGGAAATGGTCAGCCAGATCTCCGAGGTGGTCCCTGGTGGGAAAGTCATGGGTATCCAGTCGGTGGTCAAGGGCCGCATGGAGACACTGGCCCACTTCCAGAGACTCACCCTCAGCGTTTCGGCTGTGGTGGTGCTGGTAGGAAGTCTCGTGGTCCTGGTCACCATGATGGGCAGTGTCCGTGAGAGGACCCGCGAGATCGGCATATTCAGGGCCATCGGCTTTCGCCGCAGCCACATCATCCGTATCGTCCTGCTTGAAGCGGCTATCGTATCTGCACTTGCCGGCCTGCTTGGCTATTTCGGAGGTATTGGCACCACCATCGCCGCCCTGCCTTTCTTTACGGAAAGTGCGGACATTGCCGTGCATTTCGACCCGATCCTCGCCGGAGGAGCCATCATCATGTCTGTGCTGCTCGGCCTTCTGGCCAGCACCTATCCGGCTCTGCTGGCGGCCAAACTCGATCCCAACGACGCCCTGAGAGCGCTATAA